A window of Paenibacillus polygoni contains these coding sequences:
- the fsa gene encoding fructose-6-phosphate aldolase, with translation MKFFLDTGNVEQIKRIHRLGLVDGVTTNPSLIAKEGRVFKDVIKEITSFVEGPVSAEVIGTKAEDMLKEAEEIATWAPNVVIKLPMTEDGLYATNELSKKGIKTNVTLVFSAAQGLMAAKAGATFISPFVGRLDDISVDGMQLIRDLRQILDTYNLPAEIIAASIRNIKHVEDAALAGAHIATIPGTLVPTLWKHPLTDSGIERFLKDWESVPQDAKPPMK, from the coding sequence ATGAAATTTTTCTTAGATACTGGGAATGTTGAACAAATCAAAAGAATTCATCGTCTGGGTCTGGTAGATGGCGTAACGACGAATCCTTCTCTAATTGCTAAAGAAGGTCGCGTATTTAAAGACGTGATCAAAGAGATTACTTCTTTTGTGGAAGGTCCTGTCAGTGCAGAAGTTATTGGTACAAAAGCAGAGGACATGTTAAAAGAAGCAGAAGAAATCGCAACTTGGGCACCGAATGTGGTTATTAAATTGCCAATGACGGAAGATGGTCTTTATGCGACGAACGAACTGAGCAAAAAAGGAATTAAAACCAATGTTACATTGGTCTTCTCAGCAGCTCAAGGTCTTATGGCAGCAAAAGCGGGTGCAACATTCATCAGTCCATTTGTTGGACGTCTTGATGACATCTCAGTGGATGGAATGCAGCTTATTCGTGATCTGCGTCAGATCTTGGATACGTATAATCTTCCTGCCGAAATCATTGCAGCAAGTATCCGTAACATTAAACATGTAGAGGATGCTGCTCTTGCAGGTGCGCATATTGCAACAATCCCAGGTACACTGGTGCCAACTCTATGGAAACATCCACTTACGGATAGTGGAATTGAGCGTTTCCTTAAAGATTGGGAATCCGTTCCTCAAGATGCTAAACCGCCAATGAAATAA
- the gnd gene encoding phosphogluconate dehydrogenase (NAD(+)-dependent, decarboxylating), translated as MKVGLIGLGKMGLNLGRNLIDHKHEVVAYDLNEKAVSEMKEYGATGVSSYKEMADSMESPRILWIMVPHSVVDGVINDLIPILSKGDIVIEAGNSHYKESIRRYEQLKEHGIHFMDVGTSGGMEGARNGACYMIGGDEEAWNIVEPLFKDTAVENGYLYAGKAGSGHFLKMVHNGIEYGMMASIGEGFEVLEKSDYDFDYEKVARVWNNGSVIRSWLMELTERAFSKDSNLDEIRGVMHSSGEGKWTVETAFDLQAATPVIALSLLMRYRSLENDTFTGKVVAALRNEFGGHAVEKK; from the coding sequence ATGAAAGTAGGATTAATTGGTTTAGGTAAAATGGGACTGAATCTAGGTAGAAATCTGATCGACCATAAGCATGAAGTGGTTGCTTATGATTTGAATGAAAAAGCAGTTTCAGAGATGAAAGAATACGGTGCAACAGGCGTTTCTTCTTACAAAGAAATGGCAGACTCCATGGAATCACCAAGAATCCTATGGATTATGGTACCGCACTCTGTAGTTGATGGAGTAATTAATGACTTGATTCCAATATTGTCCAAAGGCGACATTGTTATTGAAGCAGGTAACTCTCATTACAAAGAATCGATTCGTCGTTATGAGCAGTTGAAAGAACATGGCATCCATTTCATGGACGTAGGTACTTCCGGCGGCATGGAAGGTGCACGTAACGGTGCATGTTACATGATTGGCGGAGACGAAGAAGCATGGAATATCGTTGAACCGCTATTTAAAGACACAGCCGTAGAGAATGGTTATCTATATGCGGGTAAAGCCGGCAGCGGACATTTTCTAAAAATGGTTCACAACGGAATTGAGTACGGTATGATGGCATCGATTGGTGAAGGATTTGAAGTACTCGAGAAAAGTGATTACGACTTTGACTATGAAAAAGTAGCACGCGTATGGAATAATGGTTCTGTTATTCGTTCATGGCTGATGGAGCTTACAGAGCGTGCCTTCTCCAAAGATTCAAACTTAGATGAAATTCGCGGGGTTATGCACTCTTCCGGTGAAGGGAAATGGACAGTTGAAACGGCATTTGATCTGCAAGCAGCTACTCCAGTTATCGCTCTTTCCCTTCTTATGCGTTATCGTTCCCTTGAGAATGATACGTTTACAGGTAAAGTGGTAGCGGCACTTCGGAATGAATTTGGCGGACATGCTGTAGAGAAAAAATAA
- the zwf gene encoding glucose-6-phosphate dehydrogenase, with product MEAMTFVLFGATGDLAKRKIYPALYNLYVDEKMPKAFSVIGLGRREVSDVDFQARVEESLHTFSRRSPEDAAKVRDFLGAFRYTSLNNKKVEDYKKLLEVVERREQELGIPQNRMFYLSVAPEFFEPIAENIKESGLGSGKGWKRLIIEKPFGHDLSSARRLNEKLSNTFAENEIYRIDHFLGKPMVQNMEVFSATNPVIQALWGNHYVSNIQITASETVGVEERAAYYDQSGAVRDMFQNHMLQLLMMVALHLPKKSSPEEIRFKKKSTAEALIPLLQEKLNENIVRAQYRAGELQGKPVVAYVDEPGVEATSQNDTYFAARVFLDDPFWNEVPFYIRTGKRLSEKSTRIVVEFKRPLNTGIPVDENLDANLLIIDIGPKEGIRIQLNAKSPMHHDTIEPMELSYSSSYDNVPEAYENLIFDALRGDATFFAHWDEVELSWKWVQHILDAFTANEVPLHYYEAGTEGPKAAEELLAQDGNEWH from the coding sequence ATGGAAGCAATGACATTTGTCCTGTTCGGGGCTACAGGCGATCTAGCCAAAAGAAAAATATATCCGGCACTTTACAATTTATATGTAGATGAGAAGATGCCAAAAGCATTTTCGGTAATCGGTCTGGGAAGAAGAGAAGTATCCGATGTTGATTTTCAAGCTCGAGTAGAGGAATCATTACATACATTCTCTCGCCGGTCGCCAGAAGATGCAGCTAAGGTTCGCGATTTTTTAGGTGCATTCCGTTATACGTCACTAAATAATAAAAAAGTAGAAGATTACAAGAAACTCCTTGAGGTTGTGGAACGCCGTGAACAAGAACTGGGCATTCCGCAGAATCGGATGTTCTATTTGTCCGTAGCACCGGAGTTCTTTGAACCGATCGCTGAAAACATTAAAGAAAGCGGTTTGGGATCAGGGAAAGGCTGGAAACGATTGATTATTGAGAAGCCTTTCGGACATGACCTAAGTTCAGCACGTCGTCTGAATGAAAAACTCAGCAATACGTTTGCAGAAAATGAAATCTACCGGATTGACCACTTCCTTGGTAAACCTATGGTTCAGAACATGGAAGTCTTTAGTGCGACTAACCCTGTTATTCAAGCTCTATGGGGTAACCACTATGTATCCAACATTCAAATTACAGCAAGTGAAACGGTAGGAGTAGAGGAAAGAGCAGCGTATTATGACCAGAGCGGTGCAGTACGTGATATGTTCCAGAATCATATGCTCCAGCTGCTTATGATGGTTGCTTTGCATCTGCCGAAAAAATCTTCTCCAGAAGAGATTCGTTTTAAAAAGAAAAGTACAGCAGAGGCACTCATTCCTCTTTTACAGGAGAAACTGAATGAGAACATTGTCCGTGCACAATATCGCGCAGGAGAGCTGCAAGGTAAACCTGTGGTGGCATATGTGGACGAACCTGGTGTGGAGGCTACTTCTCAGAATGATACGTACTTTGCTGCACGTGTATTTCTCGATGATCCGTTCTGGAATGAAGTTCCTTTCTATATTCGCACAGGTAAACGTCTTAGTGAAAAATCCACACGGATTGTCGTTGAGTTTAAACGGCCGCTTAACACGGGAATTCCTGTCGATGAAAATCTAGATGCTAATCTGCTCATTATTGATATTGGTCCAAAAGAAGGAATCCGCATTCAATTGAATGCGAAAAGTCCAATGCACCACGATACGATTGAACCGATGGAACTCAGCTATAGTTCATCTTACGATAATGTTCCAGAAGCTTACGAGAATCTTATCTTTGATGCTTTACGCGGTGATGCAACCTTCTTTGCACATTGGGATGAAGTAGAATTGTCCTGGAAATGGGTACAGCATATTCTAGATGCATTTACAGCAAATGAAGTACCGCTTCATTATTATGAAGCAGGTACAGAAGGTCCGAAAGCTGCGGAAGAACTTCTTGCTCAAGATGGTAACGAGTGGCATTAA
- a CDS encoding winged helix-turn-helix transcriptional regulator, translating into MSSYLKMCEKVTQSYQIIGRKWVAPIIHTLMEEPKRFSEIHALIPDLSKRVLVERMKELEEEGIILRNVIADRPVRTEYSLTRKGTELARALNAVGRWAKEWL; encoded by the coding sequence ATGTCAAGTTACTTGAAGATGTGTGAAAAAGTGACCCAGTCCTACCAGATCATTGGACGAAAATGGGTTGCACCCATTATTCACACCTTGATGGAAGAACCAAAGCGATTCAGTGAAATACATGCCCTAATTCCCGATTTAAGTAAGCGAGTACTCGTAGAACGAATGAAAGAACTAGAAGAAGAAGGAATTATCCTTCGAAATGTAATTGCAGATCGACCCGTACGCACGGAATACTCCTTAACTCGAAAGGGAACCGAACTTGCCCGAGCACTTAATGCAGTTGGACGCTGGGCTAAAGAATGGTTATAA